From Salvia splendens isolate huo1 chromosome 3, SspV2, whole genome shotgun sequence, a single genomic window includes:
- the LOC121794968 gene encoding uncharacterized protein At5g50100, chloroplastic-like: protein MALRGAISVGRRSNTRLFSVPRHFPTSHNVSASIPLLKPSPIPRCKSGVRFSIRAVNGSVVDSKPLNKESGEGSSENWKVKMLYDGECPLCMREVNVLRESNEGYRTIKFVDISSDEYSPEDNQGLDYETVMGRIHAIQSDGTVVKDVEAFRKLYEAVGLGWVYAITKYEPIASIADAVYGVWAKYRLQVTGRPPLEEVLEARRKKKEMCEDSKVCKM, encoded by the exons ATGGCGTTACGAGGAGCAATCTCTGTTGGAAGACGTTCAAACACCCGCCTCTTCTCCGTCCCTCGTCATTTCCCAACATCACACAATGTCTCTGCTTCAATCCCTTTGCTCAAGCCATCCCCTATTCCTCGCTGTAAATCGG GAGTGAGATTTTCAATTCGAGCAGTAAATGGATCAGTTGTGGATAGTAAGCCTCTGAATAAAGAAAGTGGGGAGGGATCATCTGAGAATTGGAAGGTTAAGATGCTTTATGATGGGGAGTGTCCTTTATGCATGAGGGAG GTTAATGTGCTGAGAGAGAGCAATGAAGGATACAGAACTATTAAATTCGTGGACATAAGCTCGGATGAGTACAGTCCAGAGGATAATCAAGGCCTTGATTACGAAACT GTAATGGGACGAATCCACGCAATTCAATCAGATGGGACTGTTGTGAAAGATGTTGAG GCATTCAGAAAACTTTATGAAGCTGTTGGTTTGGGATGGGTTTATGCCATTACAAAATATGAACCT ATTGCAAGCATTGCAGATGCTGTGTATGGAGTTTGGGCTAAATATCGTCTTCAAGTCACAG GCCGACCACCACTAGAAGAAGTTTTGGAGGCAAGGAGGAAAAAG